One Notolabrus celidotus isolate fNotCel1 chromosome 16, fNotCel1.pri, whole genome shotgun sequence DNA window includes the following coding sequences:
- the pef1 gene encoding LOW QUALITY PROTEIN: peflin (The sequence of the model RefSeq protein was modified relative to this genomic sequence to represent the inferred CDS: inserted 2 bases in 2 codons) gives MSFHYGQGYPGGGHQQPGAPYGGGSAPYGHHQPSAPYGGAHGGYGAPGHGAPGHGAPGHGAPGHGGQYGHGQGAAPGGPYGGYGAQPHGGHYGHHAPAGNIPPGVNPEAYQWFHTVDTDRSGFISPKELKQALVNSNWSAFNDETCLMMINMFDKTRSGRIDLFGFSALWDFMQRWKALFQQYDRDRSGCISSAELHQALAQMGYNLSPQFSETLVRHFIVRGGXPGIQLDRFIQXCTQLQTMTQVFRERDTNMTGNIRLSYEDFLSGTVTRLM, from the exons ATGAGTTTCCACTACGGCCAG GGCTATCCAGGAGGAGGTCACCAACAACCAGGTGCTCCGTACGGCGGAGGCAGTGCTCCCTATGGTCATCACCAACCCTCTGCACCATATGGAGGTGCACACGGGGGTTATGGAGCTCCAGGTCATGGAGCTCCAGGTCATGGAGCTCCAGGTCATGGAGCTCCAGGTCATGGAGGGCAGTATGGGCATGGACAAGGAGCTGCCCCCGGTGGACCATACGGGGGTTATGGGGCACAACCTCATGGAGGGCATTATGGACACCATGCTCCTGCAG gtaaCATCCCTCCTGGTGTTAACCCAGAGGCGTACCAGTGGTTCCATACTGTCGACACAGACCGCAGCGGCTTCATCAGCCCCAAGGAGCTGAAGCAGGCGCTCGTCAACTCCAACTGGTCTGCTTTTAATGACGAAACCTGCCTCATGATGATCA aCATGTTTGACAAGACTCGGTCTGGGAGAATAGACCTGTTTGGCTTCTCTGCTCTGTGGGACTTCATGCAGCGTTGGAAAGCGCTCTTTCAGCAGTACGACAGAGACCGCTCAGGTTGTATCAGCAGTGCCGAGCTACACCAAG CCCTCGCTCAGATGGGCTACAACCTCAGCCCTCAGTTTTCTGAGACATTGGTACGACACTTCATAGTGCGAGGTG GGCCTGGCATCCAGCTAGACCGTTTCATCC TCTGCACCCAACTCCAGACTATGACCCAGGTCTTCAGGGAGAGAGACACCAACATGACGGGCAACATCCGCCTCAGCTACGAAGACTTCCTCTCTGGGACCGTCACCAGGCTCATGTGA
- the cx30.9 gene encoding connexin 30.9: MNWSALEALLSGVNKYSTVFGRVWLSMVFVFRVMVFVVAAQRVWGDESKDFVCNTAQPGCVNVCYDHIFPISHIRLWALQLIFVTCPSLMVVGHVKYREKKDMQYTASHKGAHLYANPGKKRGGLWWTYLVSLIFKAGFDAGFLYILYYVYEGYDMPRLSKCSLEPCPNTVDCYISRPTEKKIFTLFMVVSSAFCILMCICEMIYLICKRVQKLIRRKTEAERRLFAENHEMTPLAAPRSSIRLDPTASTQNLSNIKKEQKPSRKK, encoded by the exons ATGAATTGGTCTGCTCTGGAGGCGCTCCTCAGCGGGGTCAACAAGTACTCCACTGTGTTCGGCCGCGTCTGGCTCTCCATGGTCTTCGTCTTTCGGGTGATGGTCTTTGTGGTGGCCGCCCAGCGAGTATGGGGTGACGAGAGCAAGGACTTTGTCTGTAACACGGCCCAGCCGGGATGCGTAAATGTGTGCTACGACCACATCTTCCCCATCTCCCACATCCGCTTGTGGGCCCTGCAGCTCATCTTTGTCACCTGCCCGTCGCTAATGGTAGTGGGACACGTGAAGTATCGTGAGAAGAAGGACATGCAGTACACTGCCTCGCATAAGGGGGCTCATCTGTATGCCAACCCTGGGAAGAAACGTGGCGGGTTGTGGTGGACATATCTG GTGAGTCTGATTTTCAAGGCTGGCTTCGACGCAGGTTTCCTTTACATCCTATATTACGTCTACGAAGGTTACGACATGCCCCGCCTGTCCAAGTGCTCCCTGGAGCCCTGCCCCAACACGGTGGACTGCTACATATCCCGCCCAACAGAGAAGAAGATCTTCACCCTGTTTATGGTGGTCTCCTCCGCCTTCTGCATCTTAATGTGTATCTGTGAGATGATATACCTCATCTGCAAACGCGTCCAGAAACTCATTCGCAGAAAGActgaagcagagaggaggtTGTTTGCTGAGAATCACGAGATGACACCGCTAGCAGCACCCAGGTCATCGATCAGACTGGATCCCACTGCGTCCACCCAAAACCTCAGTAACATCAAGAAAGAGCAGAAGCCGTCAAGGAAAAAATAA